The nucleotide sequence tttttttctggttaGCGAACTTATGTATGGGAATATCTTAGTTTATGAAGTTTGAAATATCAATATAATAATGTTGTTCTGTAGATATTATTTAGACAGCATTATTGAAGATCTTGCTGTGATTAATTATTACCACATAATTCTTGGCTCTCTTTACTGCACTCGTGTACAcatattaaatacattttgttgtaaaaaaaaaaatattattataaatggCGTGCCTCTCGTTTGACGAGAAACAAGCTCACTAACAttctttttaatgaatttaactGTTTATGTTTAAAAATGCTCAGTATATAAAAACTAGAAAcgtttttttcttaaattctAATTGAAGAGTTATGAATAAACATTATgaatgaaacaaatattttcgtaATTGCTTCACTTTttataaagtataaagtaaAGTTCTATTGTATTTTGTTATAATATTTTGTACTGGTTGATAGAATCCCAGGATTCACCTACGCTTAAATATATGACTTAATGCCTTATTTAGGGCCGACTTAATTGGTAATAAAACTTGGTCGTAAAAAGGTAAGTGGTTCGTTTTCAAGTTTAAAGCTAAGGACAACTTAGTGCCAATTTTCTTTGCTGTTCGGTGGTACATAGCTGACAGCAAAGTTGACATTCATTATGGCCGGCAAAAAGGAAGAGAAGGAGACAAAGGCGGGAGCTGCTTGGCTCGCCATTTTCTTCTTCCATTTCCGCCATTTCATCGAGGGACAATGGCAACAGGCGCTGAATTAGCAGTGAGTCGTAGTATGAGGAGTAGGGAGTGTCCTGTCCGATCCTGGAACTCCTTTAAAGCATCCTGTCCCCCTTTGTTGCCCCTTGGCTCATCAAAAACTGTTTGAAATGagtttttattagtttttgttgttgccattttttttctgtcaCTTGTTGTTTCCTATCTTTCTCTCCACTCTTCCCCTGCATGTGTAtgggtgttttttttgtgtgtgcgtgttaattaaatttcaaatgcaCAAAAGAACTAACGACACGTTGAGAGGAGCTCCTCGGAGAGAAAGGGGAATGAATGGCGGTCGAATAATGCCAAACCCATTCTCGCTTTAATTGCATCCATGTgtgtaaatgaaaatgtttgctgTGTGCTTTTCCTCATATTTCCATCTTGTCCCTctgttttggtatttttgcatttaagcAACCCAagttgcaacaacaatgggaTGTGTGGCAAGTTCAGCGGCAAAGATTTAGTCGGACCAACGCCAAGTTTCTGGCCATAAACTTTATTCCGGGGATTCCTAGTAAAATGCTTTCCTCTTTGCAGCCtctatttccttttttatatatggATGTTGTTTGGTTATggttttaattaagttttaactGGCTCCAGACCAAAAATGCACCACACCAGATCTGAGCCCCAAGCTGTAGGAGTTGTTATAATTTACGAACAACACGTAGagaaacatttatttttttatgattacAAATTACTATACtgtatttttgcaaaataaaagaGGGTAGTTAAAACTTTACCAATTTATTACATATTCTATtgtatgttatatatattatgagAAGGTGCAGCCAAGTGCTTAAGGAGAgagttttaatattatattaaatttttaatatatattgtattttacgTTAAATTCATAATATTTCTCTATAAATGTCAGTGTTGGCTTATATATTGTTCCCgaaaatattcttttaataTATAGTGTATAATTCATTTATAATTACAGTATATTTTACTAATTTTTATCCCTTGCGCAACATATATTCATTTAATTCAGAAGTTTTCAAGCTACGTGTATACacctttttaaatttttttcctCCTAAAGGTAGCATCTACATCGGAACGGACCGGCTTGGACAACTCAACTATAAAGCTGCCGTGGGAGTAATTGAAATATGAGTGcaagaaaatttaattttgccaatataatatataaggTATCAGATAGGGGGCACGGAACAGTTCGAAAGTTAATTGCAAATAGTAGTAAATAGTAATTAAATCATAGTATCGTTGTTTAGCATTATGTTCCAATTGGGTATACATCAGTTGTTATATTTGCAAGGGGTTTGTCTCTCCGAAGTTAGCTTCCTATCTTGTccctaataaaaactattatttTTGGTGTATAAGCCTGTACACAATGGAAACCGAAATCTTGCCCATAAGGCAGCTTTCAACTTTCGGTTTCGCTTGGCCTGGCGGAATCTATTCCGAGCCTGGGATGGGAAGGGGCGTATTCcgaggctgctgctgctgacatGCGCCGGGGAAATTGATTAATGCGACTTGTAAATGGCGCCAGATGGGCAACGGGATGGGAGCGGTTAGTAGTTCCCGAGTCCCTAGTTCCCCGACCCGATATAAACGCTCTGCAAATGTTGACTCGAAACTGCTGCAATTTGTGGCAGGAATTGTTGCGCCGAAAGTGTCACATGCAATTGGGCCCCAAGTCAGGCGCATATTTGAAGGACACTCGGCTATGGGAGCACCTATTAGCCAACGTCCTACGTCCTTGGGGTGCGTTTAGTTAATAGCCTACACCATAATTAACAGCCGCCaagtaaacaattttaatgtttGCTCCCGaatgaaaaatgatttttGGCCTTTGTGGCCTGTTTCACGTGGCAAGGCATCATAAATTTACGACCCGCTCTACGGGCTCCAAAATTTCATTATGCGAAAGTGAGTTCCGTTAATGTGTTTTCAGCGAAGGCGATggggaaaatgcggaaaactCAAGAGAAGCCCCGGCAGACATACAAAATTATGCACAAGACAAACAGTAAACACTAAGATGAGGGTAATGATTCTTAAACTTAACTTGTATACAATCTGAAAACACATTTATTTCTTATGTTCGAACTGAATCTAAAAAGTTGCTCATTATATACAAAGATTAGCAGCCTAAATCTAGTATTTGTGCATTTATGTATACAATATTGACAGAAAAATGTACCAAACTCTTGTTCTGTGTTCTATTTGTATCAATACCTATGTCAAGTCCTCCCGTGGaaccttttttatttaaaattttgttttgtaattaTAAGCTATATAAGCTATAATTCAACTTAAGGGATTGGTAAGTGAGTGATTCTTTCTTTCATTTGTGGTAGGATGAACACTCATAAGGCCCACGAAGCATACGAAGAAGCATACGAAGAAGCATACGATCATATCCCCGTTAGGAATAAGAATATTATTGCTATCTCGctcttacttataagctagcattaagagataagaatgtacacctagctcactctctctcagaaaagaggaatacgcgagacgcggcattcggtggcgtgaGCTTGAAGGGAGAAGTCGAATAAAGAGATTGTGAAGTTATTAAAAGGAAGGAGcacatatattcatttttcggcgtCCACACATTGAATATTGATAGAAAGATAACCGATTAAAGTTTTCTGTTAGTTAGTGgaattatttcaaatttatttatttcaaatttaccGTGGTTCTACAAGCCAAATCTTACTTTGGTATCTTCGTTAGataattaatacaatttacacaaataaaattaaagtatttaaatacaaaatattaaacaattttacgACCCTATAAGGGTTATATATTCTAAATCTGGATTATTAGCCAGGTCGATCTGGCCGTGAACTTCTGTCCGTTCTGTCCAAACGTCGAGATGTCGCAACTAAAAAAGtaagaattaaaataaaaaataagataATAAGATAACGCCAACtcactttttaaaaatgtttcgatctttttattttattattttcttgcCAATAAAAATCCTTGGTAACttacttttatttaagcaaTATTAATATGTCGACTTTAATCCAAATGtattaaatacctttttgctATATagtctatatatatacgcCGGGAAAAAGTTGCCTCTTTTCTTACagcaatatttaatttatgccaaTAAATTGCTTGAGAGAAAACAACATCCATTCCCGGAGGCTCTCGGCTTACAATTTAATGCCAACACCCTTGACTTGCATATAAATGCTGGGTAAAAATAAGTTTGCTGACTTCGAATTGGCTGCCTACGCAGCAGGTCCTGTAGCGCGAAATTTGCAATTTCTGCATTAAGTCAACAGGGCGAATGAGTGTTTTCCAGGGGCGGGATTGCCTGAGGGAAAGCTGAATGGGAAAACTCGGCAAAAGCGCTGCTGGTGTGacatttgtttggttttaatttcGGTTCAAAGGTTGCCGTGGCTGCCAGACTCCCGCTTTTGCAATTCCCCAAACCAAACCCCACGGCCGATGAAGTGTTTTGGGTGGACCCAAAACCCACTTTGCTGTCGTCGCAAATGGTGAAtgcaaaattgaaatattgcATGAATTGCAGGAATGCACTAAGCCATGAAGTAACCATCAGCTACCCACTTCCAACTTTCCAGCTGCAAGTGCAAAATGGGCATGTCCAACACACGACGTCGTGCAACTATTTAATAAACATCAGCAGGGAATGGAGGCTCCattcctcctcatcctccttctccttctggCAGCCCGCACCTTCTCCACTCATTTTGGCTGTGGTCGGAGGAGCTTTTGATGATGTCTCGCTCGGTTGCATTTAATAAGCTGTCGGAACGCCAAAGAGGAGGAGAGAGTGGCCGGGTCCTTTGATTCCAAGTCAATGAGGAAGCCTTAGGGAATTCTACGATCTCGGATTTCTGGCCTGCAGATGGTAATATACTACTCTATCATTGCTAACAGCAGTGAGACAATTTAAAGTGCACaaaccgttttttttttttttttttgcagacatacttttacatacatattaatgCAGACATACTTTGTCCCAAAAAGTAATAGCATTTCCAAGTAAGCTTTATTCCAGGTTTAATACGTACATTATTGCCTTCCAGCTAATTTAATCTTCCATATATTCAACCTCGTCAATGTTAAAATCTTGTTTTTTAACGCAGCAAACTTCAAGTTTGGGGCATAGACCTACTGGTCTGTTTATAAAACATTCGTCCTGATTTACACATTGTGCAAGAAGCGAAGATCTGGTTATATTAGCATTGGTTTCCTCACAAACTGAAAAgtattatatatgtacttatGAATTATCATAAATTAAGATAACATGCTTACGAAGTGGCTTGTATATGTGAGCCTGGGGAAATCCGATGCTAAATCTCGCTAGTAAGCAAATTAACACGACCTTTCTCATCATAGCGAGGGGACAAAATGATGACAGTATACTCTCGAAATTACTGAATATCTTAATTACCGAAGCGGTGCAAATGGTAATGTAATAGACTTCGTTCTGCTTGAATGTGTCAGCTTATGCAAGGCATTTTCCAGAGCTTCATAATTTATATGCCCTTCGATTTGTTGTGCAATTTATTGGATTCCTGCACAGTTTACTTTCTGAGCAAGTGCGAATGGAATACAAAGAAAAATGCTGTTTGCCAGTGCTGGCTGGTAAACAAAGGAAACCCACTGCCAACTGCTAAGCCCGGCTCTTTTAGCTCTTCCAACTGCTCTGGATGGATGCCAGCTGCTTGTTTGGATGGGTGGGAATTCACAATAAACCAGGTCCAGACCAGCACCGGAACTACGAGGAAGTGACGAAGGCAACGGCGACGGAGCatctggagcagcagcaaaaacccaaaactATTTGCACTCATCGGCGGCAACAAATGTTGCTGCGGTGTTGCCTTGTGCCACTTACGGCTGCCATTTGCTGGCGATGTGGATGTCGAAGCCGATGTCGGTGTTTTTACCCCAACATTCAGCATCCTCGCCAGGATTCCAAGTCAAAGTATTCCTCGACGTGCTGAGCAAATATGGAGGCGCCTGGTGATGTGTTTACAAGTTTGTGAATTGTTGTCATTGTCGTCATCTGGTCGGTCTTCAACTGACTCTGAGGCTCCCCCCGATCTTGGCCAGCACTTGGGTGCTCAGTCTCAGCCCGCTTTTCATTACCAATAGCTGGAAATCCCCAGCTGCCCCTTCCCTGCTCACAATTGCAAACATCAATCAAGCtgcattatgcaaatattcgcTCGAAAGTTGCAACAAAAGCGCATCGAGCTGGGGAGAAGTGAAAGACGACAAATGGGAAATCGGAAATGGGGTTTGTGTAGGGTTTGGGTTTTTCGGGTGCTTGAGATTGGAGAGCAGCCTGTCAGACGTCAAAAAGCAGTTGCTATCCGTTTCACCGCCCTCCATATCCCATCATCCATCGCTGCTGTCAGTTGCATTACTGAGACAACAAGACGAAGGTTCATCAGTTACACTGCGAAAAGAGATCACCCATAGTCTTTTAAAAGTTAAAGTTCATGTTTCTATGAACTttattctatttctatttctattatttacatatgtttAAGTAGTAACACTTaccattatttttattttccaaagcTTCGTCCAAGAAAATACATAAGTATATCTATTATTAATcatgaaatgaaatataaagaatttagtTTAGTAGAACTTAATTCTTTTTACTAGCATTTTTAAAGATTTGCGGAAATGTAAGCATTTTTcaagtataaaaaatataaagacaATCTGAAAGGTacgggaaaaggaaaaattcAAGTCAGTTGCCAATAGTTCGACTCGACGGGATTCATTTCCACTGATTCTTCTGCTCGCCGTTCGCCTGAATTAAACGATAACGAGTTTTGGCTTCCATCGCTTCATTTTGAAACTAAAAGCAAGTGAAGGGTTTGCCGGCTGCCAACTCCAGAAATTCCAAGAGCCAAGAGCAAGGAACAGGAGCACTGGAGAACCAAAAAGCCACCACGGCTCCTGGCTTGGTTTATGCGTTAACTTTCGCGACTTTGGGGTAGACAAAAGGAGAatccaaatatatatatatatatatatatatatacatacatatatatatatatatatatatgccttGGAAAGGAAAACAAGACGAAATTAAAACGTCTGCAGCAATTTATGGTAACATCTTAAAGGCCAACTTCTACCCACAAATCCCTTCGCATATATGCATTGTATTGAAATACCATGCAGCAAATCCATATTTTCCCgaattccatttcatttgccTTTCGCACAAGTTGCAACGGGAGTGGAGTTCCAACTTTTTTCGCTGCTGACAATAAACAAAGGTAAAATCTTGGAGGATTTGCAAATGGGGCGTGGGAGGCGTGGCTCTCGTCTGCAGTTTGTTTAGCTGGCAACACTTTGCCGGAAACTTTGCATAAAGTTTGCGTTTGGCCCTATTTTTTTCGTCCCCTTTTCGTTTTGGAAAAATCCAGAGGGAAAGTTTTCAAATTACTTTTACGATTTCCGAACAAAATGCAAGACACACACAAGGGCAAAAATTGCCGTGTGCCGTTAATTGCAAGCAATTTGCGATGCATTAAAAGTTAAGGCCGAGTCTGAAACCGGAAAATTCTCGGCTTAAACGCACCGAACTccgaaatttgaaatttaatagTAGTTTCGCTATTGAAAGTTCGCTAATGACGGAACACTGTTGGAAATTAACATGCAACTttgatgctgctgcaactTCAATTCGCTCCGCCCctgggccacgcccaccttTGCATAATCCTTCAGCTGTTAAGTAGTTCTGCTGTGggaaataaacaatttaattaggCGGCACTGTTTTGGCCATGTGTGTCTGTGAGTGAAATCAAATATGCGTAAACATCAGCTACAAGATTGCGGCACCCCTGCCtccgaaaccgaaaaacacACGCCCAATGTCTACATACATATCTAAACACGACGCAGGCAtgcgtaattaaatttacatgaaTTTGATATTGAGCACacagctcacacacacaaacacaaacacacgcgtGGGTGAATTGCGCGGCCTGCAATTAACATTGCCTACTTGCCGGCGCAGAAAGCAGGAAGCTTGAATTTCTGTTGCCCGCTTTCGAGCGCCTGGCTTGGAATGGAACTCTAGCATCTGAAGGCGTAGCTCTCTTACAGTTCGGGACAGGTTAATAGCACTGACAAGCTTAAAATTTTCTTGCAACTGAAATGTAAAAGTTGTATTAATAGcacaattaaatattaaatgttgtTGTACGCTGCAGAAAGCAAACATTCATTTGGATATTAGTCTTAATTTACCAATGTTAAAATAAAACCTCCCCAAAATATAATCTATCTTGCCAAAAGTATTCTtcttttataatattatataatatagaaAAAGGGGCTTAAAAAGCCCCTTGAGTATCGTTAGTTTTcgttattatttaattgatataGCTAGGAAACCGAAAAAGATATTCAAGGTATTTAATTCGTCATTATATGGAACCAATATCTTTGATCTCAGCTGTGCTACACATGTAGAAAAGTATGAAAACGAGACAACGTACTGATACAAATGAACTGTTGCAAAAGTTCATTGCGAGGGGAAAAGTTTTGGCATTTGTGATTCCCGGCCCCTCCCTCCTAATTGGCTGTGACCCCGCCCCCCTGTCGGGCCCAATGAATCTCTAATTTGGCGCATTTCGGAGttcataataattaaaattacgCGCTGTCTGCAATGTTGTTTGTACCCGCCGTTGTTGTCCTTGttatatgtattatttatgGCTTGCAAAACTTTGTCCTTGCGACTTTTGCCTTTGACTTGATGCCAACTTTTTGGTTTTCGTTCGTGACATTCATCAACTTTTTGCGTAAATGTCACCGAATCAGACGAGCGGCGGGAAAGAGTTTTAAATGGAGATATAAGTCAGTGCTTTTGTCACTTTTCGAATCGCAAATCTGATTATGAAAAGCGATTAATTTCAGTGAATAATTGCACTCTCTTGGGTATGGTGATTGAAAAAACTTATATGCTGGCGAACGAGCTGTTGGAAATTCTGTTTGACAAGCACACGACAACAAAGTGacattttgttattatttttgttattattccAGCTCTTGGCAATGTCAACAGTTTTGCGCTTTTATCTGTTTGCACAGCAGCCGGGCTCCCACTCACCCGCCCGCTCTGCCTACAGAttcggtgtgtgtgtttaaCATAAAGCGATTAATTGCTTTTCATTAAACGCAGCTCATATTCCCTCTCCCACTTCCGATTTTCCACTCCGCCTTTTGCCAGCTGTGcttatttaacttttaatttgaaGCCGCGCTCAGTGGCAATTTCAAAATGTGTTTACCTTGGAAAAACGACTTGTGCCAGAAACTTAAGGACAACCTTAAGAATGGCTTGAGTATTCGCGTTCCACACTTTCCGTTTCATTGGTAGCAATTTTTGAAAGCTTAAATTATTATCTTACATATTTTACTACACATATTTACTACTGTATAGTAAGAGAGTTTTATAACTCTATAATAAAAAGACACAAtttcaaaatacaatttatcaCAATGTGTATGATTTACAAATTGTTCtaagtttttaataaataaataagtaaaccATAGTTAAtatatccaaaaaaaaaaaatagtagaTTTAAACAAAGCAACTAAGCTGTCACAAACAACCCAAGAAAATGTGCACCATTTTGTTGAGCCCTTCGTAATGGGCCGTTAAGCAGTCTGCACTGTGAAAAATGTCATCTACAGCCAGACAGGTGGGCAAACAGTCAGTCAACTGGCAAATATTCCGCCCAGACAACGCCCAGTTTGCAGGTCAAAGGTGGCTAGAGGTCAAGGCCGGGTCTACACAGGCGAATTTGAGGCAATCTTCGGCTAGACGATAGGACAACAAAAACATCTGGCCATGTAATTGGCGTGGGCTTGACTGCAGGGCAATCAACCAGGCGAATATCCCTGGCCAATATCATTACTAATACCAAAATAAGCGATATATCATCATAAGCGATATATCATCTTATTTCAGCTGTCTGCTGCCTTTTATGGCCCCGAGAAAAACCCATCAAAAGCAATAGAAACTTTACAACTTGCAGACATCTTTTGGGTCAGAGACAAGAATTTTGAACTCGACTTGACTTCATTGATGGTCAAGCCAGTGCAGTATGTTCGTGTATGTAAGTGGGTGTTTGCATACGATGTGGAACATTGGCCCTAACCCCTCTTTTGGACATTGGCCATCCGATTAAGTTTgcacaccagcaacaacagaagTGCATTGAAATCGAGCAAACTCTCGGCTTGAAGTTTCCGAAAAGCATTTCCTTGTCACCAACGAACTTTTCGACGCATTGTGCGCATTCTGGCCGCATTCGGCCAAACAAGGACCCCGCAGGACCAGCCTTAGCCTTGGCCCCCCGAACAAGCCATGGCTAACAGAATGCTGTTATTAACCACGTGCTTTCCTGCAAGTTGGCGATTCTGCGCAGTGCAGTGGACTGTCTTCACTCTCTGCGCTTTGAGCTGTTCCCAGTATTTGGCTCACGGTGCGTATGATTGataaaccaaaataaatatttgccagccTCCGCAATGCATAAGGGGCCAAAAACTCTGAGCTTGAGAACTCAGCTTGGTTGGTATAGTATTCGGGGGGCTTTTTTAGGCGTTGGTCGCACGTCGTCGAGGGGCTGTGACCCCCAAGCACTGGGGGCGTTCCACCAAACATCTGTGTTATGGGCACAAAtttacacacatacatacatatacatgctCAATACAGACTGACACAGCAGTGACCTTGAGGATGCTTTTGCATTCCCTGTAAAGCTGGAGAGCGCGTGGCTCagtgtatttgtgtgcgtCACGTGTAAGCAGTTTGGcttatatatattacaaatatatgtatatggaaataaatatata is from Drosophila melanogaster chromosome 3L and encodes:
- the Sfp77F gene encoding seminal fluid protein 77F, isoform B encodes the protein MRKVVLICLLARFSIGFPQAHIYKPLLCEETNANITRSSLLAQCVNQDECFINRPVGLCPKLEVCCVKKQDFNIDEVEYMED
- the CG43931 gene encoding uncharacterized protein is translated as MDASCLFGWVGIHNKPGPDQHRNYEEVTKATATEHLEQQQKPKTICTHRRQQMLLRCCLVPLTAAICWRCGCRSRCRCFYPNIQHPRQDSKSKYSSTC